Proteins from a genomic interval of Gossypium hirsutum isolate 1008001.06 chromosome A09, Gossypium_hirsutum_v2.1, whole genome shotgun sequence:
- the LOC107896538 gene encoding regulator of nonsense transcripts 1 homolog isoform X1, with protein MESHFETASQPDPATDAYTFLEFNTQLESDFGYTDFRDPICSWPTPYDATAADRSGSDTAASSSPSSASKGAARGVNSNNNSSICSRTVVDALANGISGLNFEETAGDEDGGYEYGKADSVEHSCRYCGVSNPACVVRCNVPSCRKWFCNSRGNTSGSHIVNHLVRAKHKEVCLHKDSPLGETILECYNCGCRNVFLLGFISAKTESVVVLLCREPCLNVNAFKDMNWDLSQWCPLIDDRCFLQWLVKVPSEQEQLRARQISAQQINKVEELWKTNPDTSLEDLEKPGIDDEPQPVALKYEDAYQYQNVFAPLIKLEADYDKMMKESQSKDNVTVRWDIGLNKKQVAYFVFPKEDNELRLVPGDELRLRYSGDAARLAWQAVGHVIKLTAQEEVALELRASQGVPIDVSHGFSVDFVWKSTSFDRMQGAMKTFAVDETSVSGYIYHHLLGHEVEVQMVRNTLPRRFGAPGLPELNASQAFAVKSVLQKPISLIQGPPGTGKTVTSAAIVYNMANQGQGQVLVCAPSNVAVDQLAEKISATGLKVVRLCAKSREAVSSPVEHLTLHYQVRHLDTSEKSELHKLQLLKDEQGELSSSDEKKYKALKRATEREISQSADVICCTCVGAGDPRLANFRFRQVLIDESTQATEPECLIPLVLGVKQVVLVGDHCQLGPVIMCKKGARAGLAQSLFERLVLLGVKPIRLQVQYRMHPCLSEFPSNSFYEGTLQNGVTINERQSSGIDFPWPVPNRPMFFYVQMGQEEISASGTSYLNRTEAANVEKIVTTFLRSGVVPSQIGVITPYEGQRAYIVNYMLRTGALRQQLYKEIEVASVDSFQGREKDYIILSCVRSNEHQGIGFLNDPRRLNVALTRARYGIVILGNPKVLSKQPLWNGLLTHYKEHECLVEGPLNNLKQSMVQFQKPKKVYNDRRVLFARGPGIVPNDNFASAASSSPNADRRNSRAQGAYMPPGLPNGTHKPGVQPTRFEMPQVPLPPFPGPPSQPYAIPTHEAVLGPVGAVPQVPQPGNRGFGAGCGNAGAPISSRLQHQQGTPQNAGTLGSAFNFPPLENPNGQPSMGGQLSQPGFVNNMTVQGPNQSLHDGFSSGVMSQDYSGDDFKTQGSHVCYNFADFSTQVSQGGYAADYSTQGAQSGFLGNFLNQNSQAGYSRVGTGNDFMSQEYMNRGSRGLFTQVGFSDPSQDDASQSHCGVNPNQLQSQGFMNSLYSQPFAQFNKQPLNLQASQQGHGSQTRNFNLMVKNKDA; from the exons atgGAATCTCATTTCGAGACGGCCTCGCAACCCGATCCAGCCACAGATGCTTACACATTCCTCGAATTCAACACCCAACTCGAGTCCGATTTCGGCTACACGGACTTTCGAGACCCGATTTGTTCTTGGCCGACACCCTACGACGCCACCGCCGCTGATCGCTCCGGCTCCGACACTGCTGCCTCCTCCTCTCCCTCTAGTGCTTCAAAAGGCGCTGCCCGTGGCGTAAATAGTAATAACAACAGCAGTATTTGTAGTAGGACCGTGGTTGATGCGTTAGCTAATGGGATTAGTGGATTGAATTTCGAGGAGACAGCTGGGGATGAGGATGGTGGTTATGAGTACGGAAAAGCGGATTCCGTCGAGCACTCTTGTCGGTATTGTGGGGTTTCAAACCCGGCTTGCGTGGTTCGCTGTAATGTCCCTTCGTGTAGGAAGTGGTTCTGTAATTCGAGAGGGAATACATCTGGCTCGCATATTGTTAATCATCTC GTACGAGCTAAACACAAGGAAGTCTGCCTTCATAAGGATAGTCCTTTGGGAGAAACAATTCTTGAATGCTACAACTGTGGATGCAGAAATGTTTTCCTTCTTGGTTTTATATCTGCTAAGACAGAGAGCGTTGTTGTTCTTCTTTGTAGAGAACCTTGTTTGAATGTTAATGCTTTTAAGGACATGAATTGGGACTTGAGTCAGTGGTGTCCCCTTATTGATGATAGATGCTTTTTGCAGTGGTTAGTTAAG GTCCCATCTGAACAAGAACAGCTAAGGGCACGGCAAATAAGTGCTCAGCAGATAAACAAGGTAGAAGAGCTTTGGAAGACAAATCCTGATACTTCCCTTGAAGATCTTGAGAAGCCTGGCATAGATGATGAACCTCAGCCTGTGGCCTTGAAGTATGAAGATGCTTATCAG TATCAAAATGTTTTTGCGCCACTTATTAAGCTTGAAGCTGACTATGATAAA ATGATGAAAGAATCTCAAAGCAAGGACAATGTCACCGTTCGATGGGATATTGGCTTAAACAAGAAACAAGTTGCATATTTTGTTTTTCCAAAG GAAGACAATGAGCTGCGTCTAGTACCTGGTGATGAGTTGCGACTGCGTTATTCAGGAGATGCTGCCCGCCTAGCATGGCAGGCTGTTGGGCATGTG ATCAAGCTAACGGCACAAGAGGAAGTTGCACTTGAGCTCCGTGCTAGTCAG GGAGTTCCTATTGATGTCAGCCATGGATTCAGTGTTGATTTTGTCTGGAAGAGTACAAGCTTTGACCGGATGCAGGGGGCAATGAAAACATTTGCAGTTGATGAAACAAGTGTTAGTGG TTATATTTACCACCACCTTCTTGGCCATGAGGTTGAGGTTCAAATGGTTCGTAATACACTGCCTCGACGTTTTGGTGCACCTGGTCTGCCAGAACTGAATGCATCTCAA GCTTTTGCTGTAAAGAGTGTTCTTCAGAAGCCAATAAGCCTGATTCAAGGGCCCCCTGGCACTGGAAAAACTGTTACTTCTGCTGCCATTGTTTATAACATGGCTAATCAGGGTCAGGGACAG GTTCTAGTCTGTGCTCCAAGTAATGTGGCTGTTGACCAGCTAGCTGAAAAGATAAGTGCCACTGGGTTAAAG GTTGTAAGGCTTTGTGCGAAATCAAGGGAAGCTGTGAGTTCTCCTGTTGAACATTTGACCCTGCATTATCAG GTTCGACATCTTGACACATCTGAGAAAAGTGAACTTCACAAGTTACAACTATTGAAAGATGAACAAG gtgaaTTGTCAAGTAGTGATGAGAAAAAGTACAAAGCACTAAAGCGAGCAACAGAGAGAGAAATATCCCAAAGCGCTGATGTCATTTGTTGCACTTGTGTTGGGGCTGGAGATCCTAGATTGGCAAATTTTAGGTTCCGCCAG GTACTTATTGATGAGTCTACTCAGGCAACTGAACCTGAGTGTCTCATTCCTTTAGTTCTTGGAGTGAAGCAG GTTGTTCTTGTTGGTGATCATTGCCAACTTGGTCCTGTTATCATGTGCAAGAAAGGAGCTCGTGCTGGGCTAGCACAATCTCTATTTGAACGTCTAGTTTTACTTGGTGTTAAACCAATTAGATTACAG GTCCAATACCGTATGCACCCATGTTTATCAGAGTTTCCTTCTAATAGCTTCTATGAAGGCACATTACAAAATGGAGTGACAATCAATGAAAGGCAATCATCGGGCATTGATTTTCCTTGGCCTGTGCCTAATCGTCCCATGTTTTTTTATGTACAG ATGGGACAAGAGGAGATTAGTGCTAGTGGTACATCATATCTCAATCGAACTGAGGCTGCAAATGTTGAAAAGATTGTTACCACATTCTTGAGGAGTGGTGTTGTTCCTAGTCAG ATTGGGGTCATAACACCGTATGAGGGACAAAGGGCATATATTGTAAATTATATGTTAAGAACTGGTGCTTTGAGACAGCAGCTTTACAAAGAAATTGAG GTTGCAAGTGTTGATTCGTTCCAAGGACGGGAAAAAGATTACATCATCTTGTCTTGTGTGAGAAGTAATGAACATCAG GGTATTGGATTTCTAAATGATCCCCGCAGGCTTAATGTTGCCTTAACACGTGCTCGATATGGTATTGTAATTCTTGGAAACCCCAAAGTTCTTAGCAAACAACCTCTGTGGAATGGTTTATTGACACATTACAAG GAACATGAGTGCCTCGTTGAAGGACCCCTAAATAACTTGAAGCAGAGTATGGTTCAATTCCAAAAGCCCAAAAAG GTGTACAACGATCGAAGAGTTCTCTTTGCCCGTGGACCTGGGATTGTGCCTAATGATAATTTTGCATCTGCTGCCTCATCCAGTCCAAATGCGGATAGAAGAAATAGTCGTGCTCAGG GTGCGTATATGCCTCCCGGTCTTCCTAATGGTACTCACAAGCCTGGGGTTCAACCTACCAGGTTCGAAATGCCCCAGGTTCCTCTTCCACCATTTCCTGGTCCTCCTTCCCAACCTTATGCTATTCCAACTCATGAAGCTGTACTTGGACCTGTGGGAGCTGTTCCTCAGGTCCCACAACCTGGAAACCGAGGCTTTGGAGCTGGATGTGGTAATGCTGGTGCTCCAATCAGCAGTCGTCTCCAGCACCAGCAAGGCACACCACAGAATGCTGGAACTCTTGGGTCTGCTTTTAACTTCCCTCCTCTGGAAAATCCAAACGGCCAGCCATCTATGGGTGGTCAATTATCTCAACCTGGATTTGTGAATAAT aTGACAGTCCAAGGGCCAAACCAATCATTACATGATGGATTTTCAAGCGGGGTAATGTCCCAG GACTACTCGGGTGATGACTTCAAAACCCAAGGCTCACATGTTTGTTATAACTTTGCTGATTTTTCTACACAG GTTTCACAGGGTGGGTATGCTGCTGATTATTCCACACAAGGAGCACAGAGTGGCTTTCTAGGGAACTTCCTAAACCAGAATTCTCAAGCTGGATATTCTCGTGTTGGCACTGGAAATGATTTCATGTCTCAG GAATACATGAATCGTGGATCACGAGGGCTGTTTACTCAGGTTGGCTTTAGTGACCCTTCACAGGATGATGCATCACAGAGCCATTGTGGTGTGAATCCCAACCAGCTTCAGTCTCAG GGTTTTATGAATTCTCTCTACTCCCAGCCCTTTGCTCAGTTCAACAAACAGCCACTAAACTTGCAGGCTTCTCAGCAGGGACATGGCTCCCAAACCAGAAACTTCAATTTAATGGTTAAGAATAAGGATGCATAG
- the LOC107896538 gene encoding regulator of nonsense transcripts 1 homolog isoform X2, which produces MESHFETASQPDPATDAYTFLEFNTQLESDFGYTDFRDPICSWPTPYDATAADRSGSDTAASSSPSSASKGAARGVNSNNNSSICSRTVVDALANGISGLNFEETAGDEDGGYEYGKADSVEHSCRYCGVSNPACVVRCNVPSCRKWFCNSRGNTSGSHIVNHLVPSEQEQLRARQISAQQINKVEELWKTNPDTSLEDLEKPGIDDEPQPVALKYEDAYQYQNVFAPLIKLEADYDKMMKESQSKDNVTVRWDIGLNKKQVAYFVFPKEDNELRLVPGDELRLRYSGDAARLAWQAVGHVIKLTAQEEVALELRASQGVPIDVSHGFSVDFVWKSTSFDRMQGAMKTFAVDETSVSGYIYHHLLGHEVEVQMVRNTLPRRFGAPGLPELNASQAFAVKSVLQKPISLIQGPPGTGKTVTSAAIVYNMANQGQGQVLVCAPSNVAVDQLAEKISATGLKVVRLCAKSREAVSSPVEHLTLHYQVRHLDTSEKSELHKLQLLKDEQGELSSSDEKKYKALKRATEREISQSADVICCTCVGAGDPRLANFRFRQVLIDESTQATEPECLIPLVLGVKQVVLVGDHCQLGPVIMCKKGARAGLAQSLFERLVLLGVKPIRLQVQYRMHPCLSEFPSNSFYEGTLQNGVTINERQSSGIDFPWPVPNRPMFFYVQMGQEEISASGTSYLNRTEAANVEKIVTTFLRSGVVPSQIGVITPYEGQRAYIVNYMLRTGALRQQLYKEIEVASVDSFQGREKDYIILSCVRSNEHQGIGFLNDPRRLNVALTRARYGIVILGNPKVLSKQPLWNGLLTHYKEHECLVEGPLNNLKQSMVQFQKPKKVYNDRRVLFARGPGIVPNDNFASAASSSPNADRRNSRAQGAYMPPGLPNGTHKPGVQPTRFEMPQVPLPPFPGPPSQPYAIPTHEAVLGPVGAVPQVPQPGNRGFGAGCGNAGAPISSRLQHQQGTPQNAGTLGSAFNFPPLENPNGQPSMGGQLSQPGFVNNMTVQGPNQSLHDGFSSGVMSQDYSGDDFKTQGSHVCYNFADFSTQVSQGGYAADYSTQGAQSGFLGNFLNQNSQAGYSRVGTGNDFMSQEYMNRGSRGLFTQVGFSDPSQDDASQSHCGVNPNQLQSQGFMNSLYSQPFAQFNKQPLNLQASQQGHGSQTRNFNLMVKNKDA; this is translated from the exons atgGAATCTCATTTCGAGACGGCCTCGCAACCCGATCCAGCCACAGATGCTTACACATTCCTCGAATTCAACACCCAACTCGAGTCCGATTTCGGCTACACGGACTTTCGAGACCCGATTTGTTCTTGGCCGACACCCTACGACGCCACCGCCGCTGATCGCTCCGGCTCCGACACTGCTGCCTCCTCCTCTCCCTCTAGTGCTTCAAAAGGCGCTGCCCGTGGCGTAAATAGTAATAACAACAGCAGTATTTGTAGTAGGACCGTGGTTGATGCGTTAGCTAATGGGATTAGTGGATTGAATTTCGAGGAGACAGCTGGGGATGAGGATGGTGGTTATGAGTACGGAAAAGCGGATTCCGTCGAGCACTCTTGTCGGTATTGTGGGGTTTCAAACCCGGCTTGCGTGGTTCGCTGTAATGTCCCTTCGTGTAGGAAGTGGTTCTGTAATTCGAGAGGGAATACATCTGGCTCGCATATTGTTAATCATCTC GTCCCATCTGAACAAGAACAGCTAAGGGCACGGCAAATAAGTGCTCAGCAGATAAACAAGGTAGAAGAGCTTTGGAAGACAAATCCTGATACTTCCCTTGAAGATCTTGAGAAGCCTGGCATAGATGATGAACCTCAGCCTGTGGCCTTGAAGTATGAAGATGCTTATCAG TATCAAAATGTTTTTGCGCCACTTATTAAGCTTGAAGCTGACTATGATAAA ATGATGAAAGAATCTCAAAGCAAGGACAATGTCACCGTTCGATGGGATATTGGCTTAAACAAGAAACAAGTTGCATATTTTGTTTTTCCAAAG GAAGACAATGAGCTGCGTCTAGTACCTGGTGATGAGTTGCGACTGCGTTATTCAGGAGATGCTGCCCGCCTAGCATGGCAGGCTGTTGGGCATGTG ATCAAGCTAACGGCACAAGAGGAAGTTGCACTTGAGCTCCGTGCTAGTCAG GGAGTTCCTATTGATGTCAGCCATGGATTCAGTGTTGATTTTGTCTGGAAGAGTACAAGCTTTGACCGGATGCAGGGGGCAATGAAAACATTTGCAGTTGATGAAACAAGTGTTAGTGG TTATATTTACCACCACCTTCTTGGCCATGAGGTTGAGGTTCAAATGGTTCGTAATACACTGCCTCGACGTTTTGGTGCACCTGGTCTGCCAGAACTGAATGCATCTCAA GCTTTTGCTGTAAAGAGTGTTCTTCAGAAGCCAATAAGCCTGATTCAAGGGCCCCCTGGCACTGGAAAAACTGTTACTTCTGCTGCCATTGTTTATAACATGGCTAATCAGGGTCAGGGACAG GTTCTAGTCTGTGCTCCAAGTAATGTGGCTGTTGACCAGCTAGCTGAAAAGATAAGTGCCACTGGGTTAAAG GTTGTAAGGCTTTGTGCGAAATCAAGGGAAGCTGTGAGTTCTCCTGTTGAACATTTGACCCTGCATTATCAG GTTCGACATCTTGACACATCTGAGAAAAGTGAACTTCACAAGTTACAACTATTGAAAGATGAACAAG gtgaaTTGTCAAGTAGTGATGAGAAAAAGTACAAAGCACTAAAGCGAGCAACAGAGAGAGAAATATCCCAAAGCGCTGATGTCATTTGTTGCACTTGTGTTGGGGCTGGAGATCCTAGATTGGCAAATTTTAGGTTCCGCCAG GTACTTATTGATGAGTCTACTCAGGCAACTGAACCTGAGTGTCTCATTCCTTTAGTTCTTGGAGTGAAGCAG GTTGTTCTTGTTGGTGATCATTGCCAACTTGGTCCTGTTATCATGTGCAAGAAAGGAGCTCGTGCTGGGCTAGCACAATCTCTATTTGAACGTCTAGTTTTACTTGGTGTTAAACCAATTAGATTACAG GTCCAATACCGTATGCACCCATGTTTATCAGAGTTTCCTTCTAATAGCTTCTATGAAGGCACATTACAAAATGGAGTGACAATCAATGAAAGGCAATCATCGGGCATTGATTTTCCTTGGCCTGTGCCTAATCGTCCCATGTTTTTTTATGTACAG ATGGGACAAGAGGAGATTAGTGCTAGTGGTACATCATATCTCAATCGAACTGAGGCTGCAAATGTTGAAAAGATTGTTACCACATTCTTGAGGAGTGGTGTTGTTCCTAGTCAG ATTGGGGTCATAACACCGTATGAGGGACAAAGGGCATATATTGTAAATTATATGTTAAGAACTGGTGCTTTGAGACAGCAGCTTTACAAAGAAATTGAG GTTGCAAGTGTTGATTCGTTCCAAGGACGGGAAAAAGATTACATCATCTTGTCTTGTGTGAGAAGTAATGAACATCAG GGTATTGGATTTCTAAATGATCCCCGCAGGCTTAATGTTGCCTTAACACGTGCTCGATATGGTATTGTAATTCTTGGAAACCCCAAAGTTCTTAGCAAACAACCTCTGTGGAATGGTTTATTGACACATTACAAG GAACATGAGTGCCTCGTTGAAGGACCCCTAAATAACTTGAAGCAGAGTATGGTTCAATTCCAAAAGCCCAAAAAG GTGTACAACGATCGAAGAGTTCTCTTTGCCCGTGGACCTGGGATTGTGCCTAATGATAATTTTGCATCTGCTGCCTCATCCAGTCCAAATGCGGATAGAAGAAATAGTCGTGCTCAGG GTGCGTATATGCCTCCCGGTCTTCCTAATGGTACTCACAAGCCTGGGGTTCAACCTACCAGGTTCGAAATGCCCCAGGTTCCTCTTCCACCATTTCCTGGTCCTCCTTCCCAACCTTATGCTATTCCAACTCATGAAGCTGTACTTGGACCTGTGGGAGCTGTTCCTCAGGTCCCACAACCTGGAAACCGAGGCTTTGGAGCTGGATGTGGTAATGCTGGTGCTCCAATCAGCAGTCGTCTCCAGCACCAGCAAGGCACACCACAGAATGCTGGAACTCTTGGGTCTGCTTTTAACTTCCCTCCTCTGGAAAATCCAAACGGCCAGCCATCTATGGGTGGTCAATTATCTCAACCTGGATTTGTGAATAAT aTGACAGTCCAAGGGCCAAACCAATCATTACATGATGGATTTTCAAGCGGGGTAATGTCCCAG GACTACTCGGGTGATGACTTCAAAACCCAAGGCTCACATGTTTGTTATAACTTTGCTGATTTTTCTACACAG GTTTCACAGGGTGGGTATGCTGCTGATTATTCCACACAAGGAGCACAGAGTGGCTTTCTAGGGAACTTCCTAAACCAGAATTCTCAAGCTGGATATTCTCGTGTTGGCACTGGAAATGATTTCATGTCTCAG GAATACATGAATCGTGGATCACGAGGGCTGTTTACTCAGGTTGGCTTTAGTGACCCTTCACAGGATGATGCATCACAGAGCCATTGTGGTGTGAATCCCAACCAGCTTCAGTCTCAG GGTTTTATGAATTCTCTCTACTCCCAGCCCTTTGCTCAGTTCAACAAACAGCCACTAAACTTGCAGGCTTCTCAGCAGGGACATGGCTCCCAAACCAGAAACTTCAATTTAATGGTTAAGAATAAGGATGCATAG
- the LOC107896540 gene encoding putative invertase inhibitor: MLRHWHVSVLSFCFFFLFLFLFLWTPYDEISATRTFSVDLINKTCKTCSDKSTVFNYTFCSASLQEIPVSRTTNLQGLAIVAMELTLQNATHTLSVIKELRRNETWGHPFASACLRDCDVLYSDGVITLVDAVAAFLEGKYGSAGAWLTAVMDGATTCEEGFGDMEEASPLTEQNYSVFQLCDVALCIVNLLVSHA, from the coding sequence ATGCTGCGGCATTGGCACGTGTCTGTCTTAtcattctgcttcttcttcttgtttcTCTTCCTCTTTTTATGGACTCCTTATGATGAAATCTCTGCAACAAGAACGTTCTCCGTTGATTTAATCAACAAAACCTGCAAAACATGTTCCGATAAATCTACCGTTTTCAACTACACGTTCTGCTCGGCATCTCTCCAGGAAATCCCAGTCAGCCGTACCACAAACCTTCAAGGTCTAGCAATAGTTGCAATGGAGTTAACTTTACAAAATGCGACTCACACGCTTTCTGTCATTAAAGAGTTGCGGAGAAACGAAACGTGGGGTCATCCATTTGCTTCGGCTTGCTTGAGGGACTGTGATGTGCTTTACTCCGATGGGGTTATCACCCTGGTGGATGCTGTTGCGGCGTTTTTAGAAGGCAAATATGGGAGTGCTGGTGCTTGGTTGACTGCGGTTATGGACGGAGCGACTACGTGTGAGGAAGGGTTTGGGGATATGGAAGAAGCGTCGCCATTGACGGAACAGAATTACAGTGTTTTCCAGTTATGTGATGTTGCTTTATGCATCGTCAACTTGCTTGTTTCACATGCATAG